One Sphingomonas endolithica DNA segment encodes these proteins:
- a CDS encoding FemAB family XrtA/PEP-CTERM system-associated protein — MTMPLLTRSVALRSVDLDAAEQHARITAWVRAHPRGTPFHLPAWSLAVARACRQRCHTLIAEQGDGSIAGLLPLTELSSPLFGRALVSNGFAVDGGILADDPGVVRALGEEGWRLAQNLRCPTLELRGGPAEGPEWHRDDATYLGFSRPLAADDEAELLAIPRKQRAEVRKSLAADLAVSVGRSEADRRAHYAVYAESVRNLGTPVFPARLFREVLEAFGGDVDILTVRSSGKAVASVLSLYFNGTVYPYWGGGIDAARGLRANDRMYFALMAHARQRGCGRFDFGRSKAGTGPAAFKKNWGFEPRPLAYAKRTAPGQAPREINPLNPRYEAKIALWKKLPLWAANLIGPPIARGLG; from the coding sequence ATGACGATGCCGCTCCTGACGAGATCGGTAGCGTTGCGCTCGGTCGATCTCGACGCGGCAGAGCAGCATGCGCGGATCACCGCCTGGGTGCGGGCGCATCCGAGGGGAACCCCGTTTCATCTCCCCGCATGGAGCCTGGCCGTGGCGCGGGCATGCCGCCAGCGGTGCCATACGCTTATCGCCGAGCAGGGCGATGGATCGATCGCCGGATTGTTGCCGCTGACCGAGCTTTCCTCACCTTTGTTCGGCCGCGCCTTGGTCTCGAACGGCTTTGCGGTGGATGGTGGCATCCTGGCGGATGACCCAGGCGTGGTCCGCGCTTTGGGTGAGGAGGGTTGGCGACTGGCGCAGAACCTGCGCTGCCCGACGCTCGAATTGCGCGGCGGACCCGCCGAAGGCCCGGAGTGGCATCGCGACGACGCGACCTATCTCGGCTTCTCGCGCCCGCTGGCCGCGGATGATGAGGCCGAACTGCTCGCGATCCCGCGCAAGCAGCGCGCCGAGGTGCGCAAGAGCCTGGCCGCCGATCTCGCCGTCTCTGTCGGGCGCTCGGAGGCGGATCGCAGGGCACATTACGCCGTCTATGCCGAGTCGGTGCGCAATCTCGGCACGCCGGTGTTCCCGGCGCGGCTGTTCCGCGAGGTGCTGGAGGCGTTTGGGGGGGATGTCGACATCCTTACCGTACGGTCGAGCGGCAAAGCCGTGGCGAGCGTGCTGAGCCTGTATTTCAACGGAACCGTTTATCCCTATTGGGGCGGCGGTATCGATGCGGCGCGGGGCTTGCGCGCCAATGATCGGATGTATTTTGCGCTGATGGCGCACGCCCGCCAGCGCGGCTGTGGACGGTTTGATTTCGGACGTTCAAAGGCAGGAACGGGTCCGGCGGCGTTCAAGAAGAACTGGGGCTTCGAGCCGCGCCCGCTTGCTTATGCCAAGCGCACCGCGCCGGGGCAGGCGCCGCGCGAGATCAATCCGCTGAACCCGCGTTACGAGGCCAAGATCGCGCTGTGGAAGAAACTGCCGCTCTGGGCTGCAAACCTGATCGGCCCGCCGATCGCGCGCGGCCTCGGCTGA